A DNA window from Setaria viridis chromosome 2, Setaria_viridis_v4.0, whole genome shotgun sequence contains the following coding sequences:
- the LOC117845722 gene encoding non-specific lipid transfer protein GPI-anchored 15 — protein sequence MARGSSALGLRGVAMAVAALLVLVAAPPRCAAQAATSGCTVSILSLAPCLSFTAGNTSSPGASCCSALAGVVRAAPRCLCAVLGGGAAASFGVTVNATRALELPGKCKVQTPPVSQCNAVGAPAASPPTAATPDAGSASPSAPAATAEAPTAPPPVYSTTGAGSKATPATGAVSSHAGVAKSAAISVSFVVAIASMMAF from the exons ATGGCTCGGGGGTCGTCGGCGCTCGGCCTGCGGGGGGTCGCCATGGCGGTGGCTGCGCTGCTCGTTCTcgtcgcggcgccgccgcggtgcgCCGCGCAGGCGGCGACGTCGGGGTGCACGGTGTCGATCCTGAGCCTGGCGCCGTGCCTCTCCTTCACGGCGGGGAACACGTCGTCGCCGGGCGCCTCCTGCTGCTCGGCGCTTGCCGGCGTCGTGCGGGCCGCGCCGCGGTGCCTCTGCGcggtgctcggcggcggcgccgccgcgtcgttcGGGGTCACCGTCAACGCCACGCGGGCGCTCGAGCTGCCCGGCAAGTGCAAGGTCCAgaccccacctgtcagccaATGCAACG CTGTGGGTGCTCCGGCGGCGTCTcctccgacggcggcgacgccggacGCTGGCTCCGCATCTccctccgcgccggcggccaccgccgaggctcccaccgcgccgccgccagtttACAGCACCACAG GAGCTGGATCGAAGGCGACTCCGGCGACTGGAGCGGTCTCGTCGCACGCCGGCGTAGCTAAATCCGCGGCGATCTCCGTGTCTTTCGTCGTCGCAATCGCATCCATGATGGCTTTCTGA
- the LOC117845723 gene encoding non-specific lipid transfer protein GPI-anchored 5, which yields MGTALAMTSLVVVLAFSRAAAQGNGCSSVMMTLSPCMDFISSKAPIPGISCCSVLAGVVQTDPRCLCMVLDGTAATFGISINQTRALELPGVCKVQAPPISQCTGVPTAPAPTPSSKSAATEEEAADAAADAPSGNGTSRSTNSKNAASLMATMLIPVCALLYVF from the exons ATGGGGACCGCCCTAGCGATGACGAgtctggtggtggtgctggcttTCTCCCGGGCTGCGGCGCAGGGGAACGGCTGCtcgagcgtgatgatgaccCTCTCCCCGTGCATGGACTTCATCTCGAGCAAGGCCCCGATCCCGGGGATCTCCTGCTGCTCCGTGCTCGCCGGAGTCGTCCAGACAGATCCCCGGTGCCTCTGCATGGTCCTGGATGGCACCGCGGCGACCTTTGGCATCTCCATCAACCAGACGAGAGCGCTGGAGCTCCCTGGAGTCTGCAAGGTCCAAGCACCACCGATCAGCCAATGCACAG GTGTCCCAACAGCACCTGCACCAACACCTTCCAGCAAGTCAGCAGcaacagaggaggaagcagctgACGCAGCTGCAGATGCGCCTTCAG GAAACGGAACCTCAAGATCCACAAACTCAAAGAATGCAGCAAGTTTAATGGCCACAATGCTTATTCCCGTTTGTGCATTGCTCTATGTCTTCTAA
- the LOC117845721 gene encoding protein ANTAGONIST OF LIKE HETEROCHROMATIN PROTEIN 1 yields the protein MPPLKKSKKGKRKSKDSGKLKVARTRSAPPPLPPELRGLDTEWWYTFLHKQAETGQKIPSDEGEAFRHFFRTSRKTFDYICSIVREDLISRPPSGLINIEGRLLSVEKQVAIAMRRLASGDSQVSVGAAFGVGQSTVSQVTWRFIESMEERARYHMAWPGQERIEEIKATLEAVYGLPNCCGAVDATHIIMTLPAVESSEDWCDPAKNYSMFLQGIVDDEMRFIDIVTGWPGSMTFSRLMKCSGFFKLCEAGNRLNGPVKVSAENAEIREYIAGDSCYPLLPWLMTPYEGKNLSVPMLNFNACQKAARLLGTNALTRLKGSWRILHKVMWRPDKNKLPSIILVCCLLHNILIDCKDELLSTVELPKHHDTGYSEENCEQVDPNGKAMRDNISAHLQSCEAPKLLC from the exons ATGCCGCCGTTGaagaagtccaagaaggggaagcgGAAGTCCAAGGATTCCGGCAAGCTCAAGGTCGCCAGGAcccggagcgcgccgccgccgctcccgccggagctccgcgGCCTCGACACCGAGTGGTGGTACACCTTCCTCCACAAGCAAGCCGAGACAG GTCAGAAAATCCCTTCAGATGAGGGCGAAGCATTCAGGCACTTCTTCCGGACTTCGAGGAAGACTTTTGACTACATCTGCTCCATTGTAAGGGAGGATTTGATCTCGAGGCCGCCGTCCGGACTGATCAACATTGAGGGCAGGCTGCTCAGTGTGGAGAAACAAGTGGCAATCGCCATGAGGAGGCTTGCATCTGGTGATTCGCAGGTGTCGGTGGGAGCTGCTTTTGGTGTGGGGCAGTCTACTGTTTCACAGGTGACATGGAGGTTTATCGAGTCGATGGAAGAGAGGGCTCGGTATCATATGGCTTGGCCGGGACAAGAGAGAATTGAGGAGATCAAGGCTACACTGGAGGCTGTTTATGGTCTGCCGAATTGTTGTGGTGCTGTTGATGCCACCCACATAATCATGACACTTCCTGCTGTTGAGTCATCTGAAGATTGGTGTGATCCAGCCAAGAACTACAGTATGTTCTTGCAAGGGATTGTTGATGATGAGATGAGGTTTATTGATATTGTTACTGGTTGGCCTGGTAGCATGACATTCTCACGCCTGATGAAATGCTCTGGGTTTTTTAAGCTCTGTGAAGCTGGGAACCGTTTGAATGGCCCTGTCAAAGTTTCAGCAGAGAATGCAGAGATAAGGGAATACATTGCTGGTGACTCATGTTATCCTCTGCTCCCATGGCTTATGACTCCATATGAAGGGAAAAATCTGTCTGTCCCCATGCTCAACTTTAATGCTTGCCAAAAAGCTGCTAGGCTTCTTGGAACAAATGCACTGACACGGCTGAAGGGATCCTGGAGGATCTTACACAAAGTCATGTGGAGGCCTGATAAGAACAAGTTGCCAAGTATTATTCTTGTTTGCTGCCTGCTTCACAATATACTTATAGACTGCAAAGATGAACTGCTTTCGACTGTTGAGCTTCCAAAACATCATGACACTGGCTACAGTGAAGAAAACTGCGAGCAGGTGGATCCTAATGGCAAAGCAATGAGAGACAACATTTCAGCACATCTCCAAAGTTGTGAAGCTCCCAAGCTTCTCTGCTGA
- the LOC117846590 gene encoding FCS-Like Zinc finger 8, producing MLKKTASGGAAAAMGCGDPQSPSPPPTKVTDGGRAASLLLSTRSLPSLFSTDAPISPTSMPEQAKNPTCSGARSGGIGRSGSSHSGGIGSPAAGLAGVLVAGEADDGGYRSSGRVLLGMRLRVQLPPPPGKGPGGGGDLPGSPIEFGVKNRDAQLALLSPVQRSPLSSAAARLARSRRSEVDELAEEDYTCVIARGANPRMTHIFEDRVVESRAGAGDGDACCHLSSCSGCKEDALLLHSQCHYEEVLFGKGVDDSPDASVKLKP from the exons ATGCTGAAGAAGACGGCATCAGGAGGAGCTGCGGCTGCAATGGGGTGCGGTGACCCCCAATCGCCCTCACCTCCCCCCACCAAGGTCACCGATGGCGGCAGGGCGGCCTCTCTGCTGCTCTCCACAAGGTCACTCCCGAGCCTCTTCTCCACGGACGCCCCCATCAGCCCGACCTCCATGCCTGAGCAGGCCAAGAACCCGACTTGCTCTGGCGCAAGGAGCGGCGGCATCGGCAGGTCCGGTTCCTCCCACAGCGGCGGCATCGGCAGCCCGGCCGCTGGCCTCGCTGgcgtgctcgtcgccggcgaggccgacgaCGGGGGGTACCGCAGCAGCGGGAGGGTGCTCCTCGGGATGCGGCTCAGGgtgcagctgccgccgccgcccggtaaggggcccggcggcggcggcgacctcccGGGCTCGCCGATCGAGTTCGGCGTCAAGAACAGGGACGCCCAGCTCGCGCTGCTCTCGCCGGTGCAGCGCTCGCCGctgtcgtcggcggcggcgaggctggcgCGGAGCCGGAGGAGCGAGGTGGATGAGCTGGCCGAGGAGGACTACACCTGCGTCATCGCCCGGGGGGCCAACCCCAGGATGACCCACATATTCGAGGACCGCGTCGTCGAgagccgcgccggcgccggagacggcGATGCCTGCTGCCACCTGAGCTCTTGCTCTGGGTGCAAGGAGGATGCTCTCTTGCTGCATAG CCAATGCCACTATGAAGAGGTGCTCTTTGGCAAAGGAGTCGACGATTCACCTGATGCATCGGTGAAACTGAAGCCCTGA